A part of Drosophila ananassae strain 14024-0371.13 chromosome 2R, ASM1763931v2, whole genome shotgun sequence genomic DNA contains:
- the LOC6493611 gene encoding golgin subfamily A member 4 isoform X5 produces the protein MNLYTIYDWITSLLRPHSASVSFKAIEAAAAEELPATSAAATSGGTTSAGSATSRSTAKKSGGETCFTVDFVPTLDFEFKPTSEQLQHDTSGSDDGPAADYESDSGDNDSTHTYIISRSSWTGVTSSSTPYAVSSTDTAELIRRQNNLSLTEEDQSVSSFSIEPPTSSMTIDMAEQQTTTTTTTTSSADVGATTVTTTTATTTSTSSIEEDIEEAIEISEVEEQLETPLESLSEAAAFARPKQQTSAKSLISNPDDPEDEDEDAEEFRIDDAQLSGGQLAQHFLVESDESSELLPAGSKAEVSLSSNDDDDFDISLPLEQRKPVHSLHEDEEEESVEQSEDHSLSNQSTTDDVSELVEEPVHGGEDKTDASGHQDTLMDDSQGTEEQDHSMEEIVATNESVEVTYEAEETVNTSQKADLVTDLDEEPGEPVKEVIRPTSTVETLKLPPLLESRVMENKAAKAMSTMHLQPELMEALEVTILEASEEFEDDEDDEESSLQLMKLRLMAMNQQMLGDSAPKLSPTEAEQTQVAGGSLELKQMERVPLNEFSKDVLEDITEESERQLSMSTTIEEEQDPPSLSLDESKTLLQAGATKVGGSSSSLASLNMLRQLEAKVQELHTQLETKDNCLASLNLQLEASRRESSAGPASARDTSSLMTNSTEYRTLQDELGGPTLDIYVEMSRRDEMIAKLTDSLQQSLNVREKLQTDADRLGGEVQNLRRQLQDAIEAVKRSNTVWPEQESNPGQRLSEISMDLISESDDDLDRHFLTDNEERGSRSSKERQLPNMHPIDDLGLEHLNPDWTPAFSKQIEQFHSYLLPNEQRIFLMVQRKFDDYLSQQLALCRDQNAQELKIARDQWESEKQSSEQSQQVAHAKEMEELRKYFEHKCADLEKQFSDDVFSHKSQNLGGDSSSECSEVDQMPEEMVVPAVSSKEPSPRKRKRAELLLSPSHRQMTPCGLDSLGETNQKDEAGRDNTLEVADLKIFYQTHIHELKRAHEDQVRKLNDRLKFYERRQGDDDYKPEAQSPARTCPELESADKSSPGGLANTSLIIIDEDELNFNNESQVIQRIIEEYERRLQEQLALARQDIANELEQHIQNLLSENTVDDQHWPKELILLREKFTAKSQLEITQLNIKHADEMSRLKLEYEKQLNRKNKRHLTFDAARDLEQVICERDGLRELSKSFRSVLCRLAKCVANCEEDLNATLSEEVQRLLQHSRSQDGGDDLEVTLSSSLNNTKQMLRVPDVHSLLEVVEDPSLLQFIDSKSNEEPSEDFDLNDCLERLKSEASYLLHLSEDLHKQRPQNDESLEHVEEQEKQEHELCCEAEDGLKTTAAAVQQAVLAKFLRTNSLNDQQMGVASQRKNSNPEAGKTHTSLPPDLQQHAGNASELSFQLVELKNRLIKSETDRQKLQQQLTHTIDRNAELGQELQALRDQLSQLNSLNHTDYNEGYGLGALKSLDQSSASFAALQERARHLLSSSPVKEQPSRDQANSTVVLLQMIEDFCREGDKVVECGKKDREDLQSQSNLAKNKHYAQLEVQLREVNLQLSESNAKRDKFEVELKASIDKIFVLREIISELETQVQTKALNEQVLAEKAKQLEEYVSLQIRDNDALQQEVHSLKTDIGEGYQSRIRLLEEKLQQGRTSGEQSAVLGQVAEKLRDIETTLEQKTKVLESLHNSNTASNSCSLSVTEDVSCPGSRPVTADGSPSHPLTVEGVQRVTEKLDKHTRVEEAAIKRIRDLEMQVQQMRAGCVELQHERDSLQGRMDEQTQRISTLQNRLEEQRQRAEQLHRAGTSDLNTRVHELQGEVQNLSEQLAARDKQMATVRQQLQRSKEEIMRLEAELTVRTQPDRSLVDKLEAEVQQKGAEIGKLKEKIRTEMINRLALPDLMETMLADKNDEIDHLRDQLEAKEKELQAVNQEGSLLSTPVAGLGAGDAGGKQDSGGKSSARTLSDIGSISEYPEPDVDRRAVMLSLNAPGLHISEGAAGFLHQTMETSKEAVANLTHKRTDDLSGFVAPYPVNTFEHPHYFQALGVTAQSSDGLTPGLVPRQINFSNLTAEDSKLKTPSLLIQTPDMPKPTTPSEVQQLRQKLTLLEKEKQRQQKDMETKLQDLQNQLQMEQEQLGRQAQSLRSHQESEQKYRLRIESLESKILEAAAQEAAERENLRRELNCVSAAHEQCEDAAAARKRELETLNGEVKLKADQLLAAQRRCTELELQVQSLERDLERLKNSDNSSKQYSVDEIAQQVEKELNYSAQLDSNILKAIESEEENNLDKKLLQKEVQTEEEHQPGTGNGTDDENFTGERELLNQLEALKAQLAVEREQCETLSKELLGEKQHSQEIQEQDVVIIEAMRKRLETALDEEDELHKQLDQERERCERLQTQLTSLQRAESRRNSSLLLKSPNDSPRKSPRADFETELGDRLRSEIKLLAAQNERERERYADAQRSNERERQRFEKELQERVAYCERLKQEMEKLSRDKESAELELEHFNERLTLQATEIESLEARLVTLQEAETRRANTRTRQHQETVKLQAEIHELKSRLLAAEASRDCLDQKVTQLRFDVSRSSQREAKLAEALAQANDRLAHSTDDNVPAQFLQKMQEINALVAENTQENRQMAETVQFLVGERIALQKKCEELGGSGNTNVAELEERCRQLIGRYLRVESHRKALVYQKRYLKLTLEGYQASEQLALQNLRGGPPPVKRNIKKKFKTVALAIIAIQRIKYIGRIWHTGKRIVSKSVFTITQQRNGPGLNVNVAPPPSPLPVPNSNLPTNSHSSNNSNLTGRLNYAPVSPTMINYGNLQPIVLPSDFALQAPTTSLHTTFTSTSNNHNNNNNNNNSNESSLPSLARLDWPTMQKPKRAHARHH, from the exons ATCACTTCGCTGCTCCGTCCGCACAGCGCCAGTGTCAGCTTCAAGGCGATCGAGGCGGCGGCGGCCGAAGAGTTGCCAGCAACATCTGCGGCAGCAACATCTGGAGGAACAACATCTgccggctcagcaacatcccGGAGCACGGCAAAGAAATCCGGCGGAGAGACCTGTTTCACAGTTGATTTCGTGCCGACGCTAGATTTTGAATTCAAGCCAACCTCGGAGCAATTGCAACATGATACCAGTGGGTCTGATGATGGCCCTGCGGCAGATTACGAGTCCGACTCCGGCGATAACGATTCCACGCACACGTACATAATCTCGAGGAGCAGCTGGACGGGAGTCACTTCGAGCAGTACCCCATATGCTGTGAGCTCCACAGATACCGCCGAGCTAATCAGAAGACAGAACAATCTCAGTCTCACGGAGGAGGATCAGTCGGTGTCCTCGTTTAGCATAGAACCACCCACCAGTTCCATGACCATTGACATGGCCGAACAACagaccaccaccaccacgacAACCACAAGCAGTGCCGATGTGGGGGCCACCACAGTGACCACAACGACGGCCACGACCACCAGCACCAGTAGCATCGAGGAGGACATTGAGGAGGCCATCGAGATCAGTGAGGTGGAGGAGCAGCTGGAAACTCCCCTGGAATCTCTATCGGAGGCAGCTGCTTTCGCCAGACCGAAACAGCAAACGAGTGCCAAAAGCCTAATCAGCAATCCGGACGACCCGGAGGATGAAGACGAGGATGCGGAGGAGTTTCGCATTGATGATGCCCAGCTCTCTGGTGGCCAGTTGGCGCAGCACTTCCTCGTGGAAAGCGATGAGAGCTCGGAGCTCCTACCAGCCGGCTCCAAGGCGGAGGTCAGCCTCTCCTCcaacgatgacgatgacttcGATATTAGTTTGCCATTGGAACAGAGGAAGCCAGTGCACTCGTTGCACgaagacgaggaggaggagtcagTCGAGCAGTCGGAGGATCACAGTTTAAGCAACCAGAGTACCACTGACGATGTCTCCGAATTGGTGGAAGAACCAGTCCATGGAGGGGAAGACAAGACAGACGCCAGTGGCCATCAGGATACTCTGATGGACGACAGCCAGGGGACCGAAGAGCAGGATCACTCGATGGAGGAAATAGTGGCCACCAATGAATCCGTCGAAGTGACCTACGAAGCCGAGGAAACAGTCAACACTTCCCAGAAAGCAGATTTGGTGAcagatctggatgaggagccCGGAGAGCCGGTCAAGGAGGTTATCAGACCCACATCTACCGTGGAGACCCTGAAGCTGCCACCGCTTTTGGAGTCCCGAGTGATGGAGAACAAAGCGGCCAAAGCTATGTCGACTATGCATCTGCAACCAGAACTGATGGAGGCCCTGGAGGTGACCATTCTGGAGGCTAGTGAGGAGTTTGAGGATGATGAGGATGACGAGGAGAGCTCCTTGCAACTGATGAAGCTGCGTCTGATGGCCATGAATCAGCAGATGCTTGGAGACAGTGCTCCCAAGCTGTCGCCCACGGAGGCGGAGCAGACGCAAGTAGCTGGTGGCAGTTTGGAACTAAAGCAGATGGAGCGAGTTCCACTTAATGAGTTCTCCAAGGACGTGCTGGAGGATATCACCGAGGAGAGCGAACGACAGCTCTCCATGAGCACCACCATTGAAGAGGAGCAGGACCCACCTTCGCTGTCCCTGGATGAGTCCAAAACGCTGCTCCAGGCAGGGGCAACTAAGGTTGGAGGCAGCAGTTCCAGTTTGGCCAGCTTAAACATGCTGAGGCAACTGGAGGCCAAGGTCCAGGAACTGCACACCCAGCTGGAGACCAAGGACAACTGTCTCGCATCCCTGAACCTTCAATTGGAGGCATCGCGAAGGGAATCCAGTGCGGGTCCAGCGTCGGCCAGAGACACCAGCTCCTTGATGACCAACTCCACGGAGTACCGTACGCTGCAGGATGAACTTGGAGGACCG ACCCTGGACATCTACGTGGAGATGTCGCGCAGAGATGAAATGATTGCCAAGCTTACGGATTCCCTGCAGCAGTCCCTGAATGTGCGAGAAAAGCTCCAAACGGACGCAGATCGCCTTGGAGGGGAAGTACAGAACCTGCGCCGCCAACTCCAAGATGCCATCGAAGCTGTGAAGCGCTCGAATACTGTTTGGCCCGAGCAGGAAAGCAATCCTGGCCAGCGTCTGTCAGAAATCTCAATGGACCTGATAAGCGAAAGTGATGATGATTTGGATCGCCATTTCCTGACCGACAACGAAGAGCGAGGATCACGTAGCTCCAAAGAGAGGCAGCTGCCTAACATGCATCCCATCGATGACTTGGGTCTGGAGCACCTGAATCCGGACTGGACTCCGGCTTTCAGCAAGCAAATCGAGCAGTTCCACAGCTATCTGTTGCCAAACGAACAGCGCATTTTCCTGATGGTCCAACGCAAGTTCGACGACTACTTGAGCCAACAGCTGGCCCTGTGCCGGGACCAGAATGCCCAGGAGCTGAAGATCGCCCGGGATCAGTGGGAGAGTGAGAAACAGAGTAGCGAGCAATCCCAGCAAGTGGCTCATGCCAAGGAGATGGAGGAGTTGCGGAAGTACTTCGAGCACAAGTGCGCCGACCTGGAGAAGCAGTTCTCCGACGATGTCTTCTCGCACAAATCCCAGAACCTGGGCGGTGATAGCTCCTCGGAGTGCTCCGAGGTGGATCAAATGCCAGAGGAGATGGTGGTGCCTGCAGTATCTTCCAAGGAGCCATCGCCACGGAAAAGGAAACGGGCAGAGCTGTTGCTCAGTCCCAGTCACCGTCAAATGACGCCATGTGGCCTGGATTCTTTGGGGGAAACAAATCAGAAGGATGAAGCTGGTCGAGAT AACACTTTGGAAGTGGCTGACCTTAAGATATTCTACCAGACCCATATCCACGAGTTGAAAAGAGCTCACGAGGATCAGGTGCGCAAACTGAACGATCGCCTCAAGTTCTATGAACGCCGGCAGGGAGATGATGACTACAAG CCTGAAGCCCAATCACCCGCTCGTACCTGCCCGGAACTGGAATCCGCGGATAAATCATCCCCCGGAGGACTCGCCAACACCTCCCTCATCATCATCGACGAGGATGAGTTGAATTTTAATAACGAATCTCAGGTTATTCAGCGTATCATCGAGGAGTACGAGCGAAGACTGCAGGAGCAGTTGGCTCTGGCCCGGCAGGACATCGCCAATGAGCTGGAGCAGCACATTCAG AATTTGCTGTCGGAGAACACCGTGGACGATCAGCATTGGCCCAAGGAGCTGATCTTGCTGCGGGAGAAGTTTACGGCCAAGAGTCAACTGGAGATTACTCAGCTGAATATTAAACATGCCGACGAG ATGTCGCGCCTGAAATTGGAATACGAGAAGCAGCTCAACCGGAAGAACAAGCGTCACCTCACCTTCGATGCGGCCCGTGACCTGGAGCAGGTGATCTGCGAACGAGATGGTCTCAGGGAACTGTCGAAGAGTTTCCGCTCCGTGCTCTGCCGGCTGGCCAAGTGCGTGGCCAACTGCGAGGAGGATCTGAATGCCACTCTGTCGGAGGAGGTGCAGCGTCTGCTGCAGCACAGCCGCAGTCAGGATGGAGGCGACGATCTGGAGGTTACCCTCAGCAGCTCCCTGAACAACACCAAGCAAATGCTCCGAGTGCCGGATGTGCACAGCCTGCTGGAAGTGGTCGAGGATCCCAGTTTGCTGCAGTTCATCGACAGCAAGAGCAACGAAGAGCCCAGTGAGGACTTCGACTTGAACGACTGCCTGGAGAGGTTGAAGTCGGAGGCGTCGTACCTGCTGCATTTGTCGGAGGACTTGCACAAGCAGCGTCCCCAAAACGATGAGTCCCTGGAGCACGTGGAGGAGCAGGAGAAGCAGGAGCATGAGCTGTGTTGCGAGGCAGAGGATGGCCTGAAGACTACAGCTGCTGCAGTGCAGCAGGCGGTGCTTGCCAAATTTCTGCGCACCAACTCCCTAAACGACCAGCAAATGGGAGTGGCCAGCCAGCGGAAGAACAGTAACCCGGAGGCGGGAAAAACCCATACCTCTCTGCCTCCGGATCTTCAGCAGCATGCCGGAAATGCTTCAGAGCTCTCCTTCCAGCTGGTGGAGCTGAAGAACCGCTTGATCAAGTCGGAGACGGATCGTCAGAaactgcagcagcaactgaCCCACACCATCGACCGGAATGCCGAACTGGGCCAGGAGCTGCAGGCTCTGAGGGACCAGTTGTCGCAGCTGAATTCCCTAAACCACACGGACTACAACGAGGGCTATGGCCTGGGAGCTCTGAAGAGCCTGGACCAATCGTCAGCCAGTTTTGCTGCCCTCCAGGAGCGAGCCCGCCACCTGCTTTCCTCCTCCCCCGTAAAGGAGCAGCCGTCAAGGGACCAGGCCAATTCCACTGTGGTGTTGCTCCAAATGATTGAAGACTTTTGCCGCGAGGGTGACAAGGTGGTCGAGTGCGGCAAGAAGGATCGCGAAGATCTGCAATCTCAG TCGAATTTAGCGAAGAATAAGCAT TATGCCCAACTGGAGGTCCAGTTGAGGGAAGTCAACCTCCAGCTCAGCGAATCCAATGCCAAGCGGGACAAATTCGAGGTGGAACTGAAGGCCTCGATCGACAAGATCTTCGTCCTTCGGGAGATCATCTCGGAGCTGGAAACCCAAGTCCAGACCAAAGCCTTGAATGAGCAAGTGCTGGCCGAAAAGGCCAAGCAACTGGAGGAGTATGTCAGTCTGCAGATTCGGGACAATGATGCACTGCAGCAGGAAGTTCACAGCCTGAAGACCGACATCGGCGAGGGCTACCAATCCAGGATTCgcctgctggaggagaagTTGCAGCAGGGAAGGACCAGCGGTGAACAGAGTGCTGTCCTGGGGCAAGTGGCCGAAAAGCTGCGAGACATTGAAACTACTCTGGAGCAGAAGACCAAAGTCCTAGAATCGCTGCACAACTCCAACACCGCCTCTAATTCGTGCAGCTTAAGTGTCACGGAGGACGTCTCCTGTCCTGGAAGCAGACCCGTGACTGCAGACGGTTCCCCCTCCCATCCTCTCACTGTTGAAGGCGTCCAGCGGGTAACCGAAAAGCTGGACAAGCACACCAGGGTCGAGGAGGCGGCTATCAAGAGGATTCGTGACCTGGAGATGCAGGTCCAACAAATGCGCGCCGGCTGTGTG gaactcCAACATGAAAGGGACTCGCTGCAGGGGCGCATGGACGAGCAGACCCAAAGGATATCCACGCTGCAGAACCGCCTGGAGGAGCAACGCCAGCGGGCCGAGCAACTCCATAGGGCTGGCACCTCTGACCTGAATACCCGGGTCCATGAACTCCAGGGCGAAGTTCAGAACCTGAGCGAGCAGTTGGCAGCTCGGGACAAGCAAATGGCCACTGTGCGGCAGCAGCTGCAACGCAGCAAGGAGGAGATCATGCGCCTGGAGGCGGAGCTCACGGTGCGCACCCAACCGGATCGTAGTCTGGTGGACAAACTGGAGGCCGAAGTGCAGCAGAAAGGTGCCGAAATAGGTAAGCTGAAGGAGAAGATACGCACCGAGATGATCAACCGACTGGCACTGCCCGATCTTATGGAAACTATGCTGGCGGACAAGAATGATGAAATCGATCACCTTCGCGATCAACTGGAGGCCAAGGAGAAGGAGCTCCAAGCTGTTAACCAAGAGGGTAGTCTGCTTTCTACACCAGTAGCAGGACTAGGAGCGGGAGATGCGGGAGGAAAACAGGACTCGGGTGGCAAGTCGAGTGCCCGCACACTGAGCGACATTGGATCGATTTCAGAGTATCCAGAACCGGATGTGGACAGGAGAGCAGTGATGCTGAGCCTAAATGCTCCTGGCCTTCATATCAGCGAAGGCGCGGCTGGCTTCCTGCATCAGACTATG GAAACATCCAAGGAAGCGGTTGCCAATTTAACACACAAGCGCACGGACGATTTAAGTGGCTTTGTGGCTCCTTATCCAGTGAACACGTTCGAGCATCCTCACTACTTCCAGGCCCTTGGCGTTACAGCCCAGAGTAGTGATGGCCTCACTCCTGGTCTGGTGCCACGCCAAATCAACTTCTCCAACCTCACGGCAGAGGATTCCAAGCTGAAGACCCCAAGTCTCTTAATACAGACCCCAGATATGCCCAAACCAACAACGCCATCGGAAGTACAACAATTGCGCCAAAAGCTAACTCTTTTGGAGAAGGAGAAACAGCGACAGCAAAAGGACATGGAAACGAAACTGCAGGATTTGCAAAACCAACTTCAGATGGAGCAAGAGCAACTGGGTCGACAAGCCCAGAGCCTGCGCAGTCACCAGGAAAGTGAGCAGAAGTACAGACTCCGCATTGAATCTCTGGAGTCCAAGATTCTGGAGGCAGCCGCCCAGGAGGCCGCCGAACGGGAGAACCTTCGCAGGGAACTGAACTGCGTCAGTGCTGCACATGAGCAGTGCGAAGATGCAGCTGCTGCCCGTAAAAGAGAACTGGAAACTCTTAATGGCGAAGTGAAACTCAAGGCAGATCAACTGCTGGCTGCTCAGCGACGCTGCACTGAGCTGGAACTCCAAGTTCAAAGCCTAGAAAGGGATCTGGAGCGTCTCAAAAACAGCGACAATAGCTCAAAGCAGTATTCCGTGGACGAAATTGCCCAGCAGGTGGAGAAGGAACTGAACTACTCCGCCCAGTTGGATTCGAATATTCTAAAGGCCATTGAGAGCGAGGAGGAGAACAATCTGGACAAGAAGCTACTGCAGAAGGAGGTCCAAACAGAGGAGGAGCACCAGCCGGGCACTGGCAACGGCACCGATGATGAGAACTTCACCGGCGAACGGGAGCTGCTGAACCAACTGGAAGCCCTCAAAGCTCAGCTGGCCGTGGAGAGGGAACAATGTGAGACATTGAGCAAAGAGCTGCTGGGCGAGAAGCAGCACTCTCAGGAAATCCAAGAGCAGGACGTAGTGATAATCGAGGCCATGCGAAAGAGACTAGAAACCGCCCTGGACGAGGAGGATGAGCTGCACAAGCAGTTGGATCAGGAGCGAGAACGTTGTGAGAGGCTGCAGACTCAACTAACTTCCCTACAGCGAGCAGAAAGTCGCCGGAATAGTTCTCTACTCCTCAAGTCCCCCAATGATTCTCCTCGCAAGTCCCCAAGAGCCGATTTCGAGACAGAACTTGGAGATCGCCTGCGCAGTGAAATCAAACTTCTGGCGGCCCAAAACGAGAGGGAAAGGGAGCGGTATGCCGATGCCCAAAGAAGCAACGAGCGGGAACGCCAGCGGTTCGAGAAAGAGCTCCAAGAGCGGGTGGCCTACTGCGAGCGACTGAAACAAGAGATGGAGAAGCTATCGCGGGACAAGGAATCAGCTGAACTCGAACTGGAGCACTTTAATGAGCGCCTGACTCTGCAAGCCACTGAGATCGAGAGTCTGGAGGCCAGACTTGTTACCCTCCAAGAGGCGGAAACGCGAAGAGCCAACACCCGCACCCGTCAGCACCAGGAAACTGTGAAACTCCAGGCCGAGATCCATGAACTGAAGTCAAGACTCCTGGccgctgaagcttctcgaGACTGCCTGGACCAAAAGGTCACCCAACTGCGTTTCGATGTGAGCCGCTCCAGTCAAAGGGAAGCCAAGCTGGCTGAGGCTCTGGCCCAGGCCAATGATCGTCTCGCTCACAGCACGGACGACAATGTGCCGGCGCAATTTCTGCAAAAGATGCAGGAGATCAATGCCCTGGTGGCGGAGAATACCCAGGAGAACAGACAGATGGCTGAGACTGTTCAGTTTCTGGTGGGTGAGAGGATTGCACTGCAGAAGAAGTGCGAGGAACTCGGCGGATCTGGCAATACCAATGTGGCTGAGCTGGAGGAGCGTTGCCGGCAGCTAATCGGTCGCTATCTGCGAGTGGAGTCTCACCGCAAGGCATTGGTCTACCAGAAGCGGTATTTGAAGCTAACCCTAGAAGGCTATCAGGCCAGTGAGCAGCTGGCTCTGCAGAATCTCCGCGGAGGACCTCCGCCTGTAAAgcgaaatattaaaaagaagTTCAA GACTGTAGCTCTGGCCATTATTGCCATTCAGCGCATCAAATATATTGGACGCATTTGGCACACTGGAAAGCGAATTGTCAGCAAGTCGGTCTTCACCATAACCCAGCAGAG AAACGGTCCTGGACTTAATGTGAATGTGGCACCGCCCCCCTCTCCACTGCCAGTGCCCAACTCGAATCTACCCACCAATAGCCACagtagcaacaacagcaacctGACGGGCCGACTTAATTATGCGCCCGTATCGCCAACAATGATTAATTATGGCAACCTGCAACCGATTGTGTTGCCGTCGGATTTTGCCCTCCAAGCGCCAACAACATCGTTGCACACCACCTTCACCTCCACCAGCAACAACcacaataataacaataataataataatagtaatgaGAGCAGTTTGCCCTCATTGGCCAGATTGGATTGGCCAACAATGCAAAAACCGAAAAGAGCACATGCGCGGCATCACTGA